The following proteins come from a genomic window of Candidatus Hydrogenedentota bacterium:
- a CDS encoding HlyD family efflux transporter periplasmic adaptor subunit encodes MSGKTEPIKTPLSRLFMLWRKRFLPVLIWGTAVAVAVVLVQRQRVYVDAVGIAEAKTTYVAPLFDGTVQSLAVDVLDEVTEGQVVAMMDDTLIRSELHVAEAELGRVRALLEAESARFAQEQQMNETSAQDDLRRFQLNEEQARLNHLDRVIQHETDKVDLERLAVQLKRQEEMLKQHLLEPAVVDETRLAYTALKTKVDQDVNAIALAEQNIAAAAGRSETRSGEEPVPAPTDAVLRSLQADIAAQQAIVAEVQERRQALALKAPVAGQIALIAKRPGESMLAGDPILTIVGAGANRVTAYVDERAATAFKVGDAVELHSRTHPSTVTRGTILKVGAYIEPFPLRLQMSPVILQHGFQVLVGALPDNIFRPGETLDLRLRSVP; translated from the coding sequence ATGAGCGGCAAGACAGAACCCATCAAGACACCCCTTTCCCGATTGTTCATGCTGTGGAGGAAGCGCTTTCTCCCGGTGCTCATCTGGGGCACCGCCGTCGCCGTGGCGGTTGTGCTCGTGCAGCGCCAGCGCGTCTACGTGGATGCGGTCGGCATCGCCGAGGCGAAAACCACCTATGTGGCTCCCCTCTTCGACGGCACGGTGCAGAGCCTGGCCGTGGATGTGCTCGACGAGGTGACCGAGGGCCAGGTGGTCGCCATGATGGACGACACCCTGATTCGCTCGGAACTCCACGTGGCGGAAGCGGAACTGGGGCGGGTGCGGGCGCTGCTTGAAGCGGAGAGCGCGCGCTTCGCCCAGGAGCAGCAGATGAACGAAACCTCGGCCCAGGACGACCTTCGCCGCTTCCAGCTTAATGAGGAACAGGCGCGCCTGAACCACCTGGATCGCGTCATCCAGCACGAGACCGATAAAGTGGACCTTGAGCGCCTCGCGGTGCAGCTTAAACGGCAGGAAGAGATGCTCAAGCAGCACCTCCTCGAACCCGCGGTGGTGGACGAAACCCGGCTGGCCTATACCGCCCTCAAGACGAAAGTGGACCAGGACGTGAACGCCATCGCGCTGGCGGAGCAAAATATCGCGGCGGCCGCGGGACGGAGCGAGACGCGGAGCGGCGAAGAACCCGTGCCCGCGCCGACGGACGCGGTGCTGCGTTCGCTCCAGGCGGATATTGCCGCGCAACAGGCCATCGTGGCCGAGGTGCAGGAGCGCCGCCAGGCCCTGGCCCTGAAGGCCCCGGTTGCGGGGCAGATCGCCTTGATCGCGAAGCGCCCCGGTGAATCGATGCTGGCGGGTGATCCCATTCTGACCATCGTGGGCGCGGGCGCAAACCGTGTCACGGCGTACGTGGACGAGCGGGCCGCCACGGCATTCAAGGTGGGTGATGCGGTGGAGCTCCATTCCCGAACCCATCCAAGCACGGTGACACGGGGCACGATCCTCAAGGTGGGCGCCTACATCGAGCCCTTTCCCCTGCGACTGCAGATGAGTCCCGTAATCCTGCAGCACGGATTTCAGGTGCTGGTGGGCGCGCTGCCGGACAACATCTTCCGCCCCGGTGAAACGCTGGATCTCCGGCTGCGCTCGGTGCCGTAG
- a CDS encoding polyphosphate polymerase domain-containing protein — MNYPGIRQATAWSAAVAQRFEAKYRVSAAQAHAIREHIRPFVNPDAHGREYPVTSIYLDSPDLALYWSSARGEERRRKLRIRTYAGNRSHCFFEVKHRFNQIVKKDRAVVRRSAADSVLAGNLILPEIFEDHGRDGENLHEFQDLVMSYRAAPKVVVRYMREAYVGKMDEPLRITFDSELTCLPSHRFDPDAWEASPYWFEAPGSPIVLEVKFTDTFPIWVEDLVRRLDLLRDSFSKYVICVDALREEGVDVARLERSGH, encoded by the coding sequence ATGAACTACCCAGGAATTCGACAAGCGACGGCGTGGAGCGCGGCGGTGGCGCAGCGCTTCGAGGCGAAGTATCGCGTCAGCGCGGCGCAGGCCCACGCCATACGCGAGCACATTCGTCCTTTTGTAAATCCCGACGCCCACGGGCGGGAGTATCCAGTGACGAGCATTTACCTGGATTCGCCGGATCTGGCCCTCTACTGGAGTTCAGCACGCGGCGAGGAACGGCGGCGCAAACTGCGGATTCGCACCTATGCCGGAAACAGATCCCATTGCTTCTTCGAGGTGAAACATCGCTTCAACCAGATCGTGAAGAAGGATCGGGCGGTGGTGCGGCGGAGCGCGGCGGATTCGGTGCTTGCGGGCAACCTGATCCTGCCCGAGATCTTCGAGGATCACGGCCGAGACGGGGAGAACCTTCACGAGTTCCAGGACCTCGTCATGAGTTACCGTGCGGCCCCAAAGGTTGTCGTGCGCTATATGCGCGAGGCCTATGTGGGCAAGATGGACGAGCCCCTGCGCATCACGTTTGACAGCGAGTTGACCTGCCTTCCCAGTCACCGATTCGATCCGGATGCCTGGGAGGCTTCGCCCTACTGGTTTGAGGCGCCGGGTTCGCCCATCGTGCTGGAAGTGAAATTCACGGACACCTTCCCCATCTGGGTGGAAGACCTGGTGCGGCGCCTCGACCTGCTGCGCGACTCCTTCTCCAAGTACGTCATTTGCGTGGATGCGCTCCGGGAAGAAGGCGTCGATGTGGCCCGGCTGGAAAGGTCCGGACACTGA
- a CDS encoding SDR family oxidoreductase: MNILDTFSLAGKTALVTGGAGIVGKQIVRAMAEAGAHTFVASRNVDSLKELAASFAAEGLEIQPRALDQGDEASILALRDSILEERESVDVLVNNAVLRPMKGAYQDDAANFDLSMRVNATGLFVITRAFGDAMAERGCGSIINIGSMQGMIGPEPANYAGTNMSGWYPDYFFHKGGMINYTRFIASYYGAKNVRCNCLSPGGFQTENHPEQFVRQYNERTCLGRMANASDLMGSVVFLASDASRYITGANIPVDGGYTAK, translated from the coding sequence ATGAACATTCTCGACACTTTTTCTCTCGCGGGCAAGACCGCCCTCGTCACCGGTGGTGCGGGCATTGTGGGCAAACAGATCGTCCGCGCCATGGCCGAGGCGGGAGCCCACACCTTCGTGGCCTCGCGCAATGTAGATTCCCTGAAGGAACTCGCAGCGAGCTTCGCCGCGGAGGGTCTCGAAATTCAACCGCGCGCGCTGGATCAGGGCGATGAAGCATCGATTCTCGCATTGCGCGATTCGATCCTCGAAGAACGTGAGTCGGTCGATGTGCTCGTGAACAATGCGGTGCTGCGCCCGATGAAAGGCGCGTACCAGGATGACGCCGCAAACTTCGATCTGAGCATGCGGGTCAATGCCACGGGCCTCTTCGTGATCACGCGGGCCTTCGGCGACGCCATGGCGGAACGGGGTTGCGGCTCCATTATCAATATCGGATCGATGCAGGGCATGATCGGCCCGGAGCCCGCAAACTACGCGGGTACAAACATGAGCGGTTGGTACCCCGACTATTTCTTTCACAAGGGCGGCATGATCAACTACACCCGCTTCATCGCGAGCTATTATGGCGCGAAGAACGTCCGCTGCAATTGCCTCTCACCCGGCGGCTTTCAGACGGAGAATCACCCGGAACAATTCGTGCGCCAGTACAACGAGCGGACCTGCCTGGGGCGTATGGCGAACGCCTCGGACCTCATGGGCAGCGTGGTGTTTCTCGCAAGCGATGCTTCCCGCTATATCACCGGCGCGAATATCCCGGTGGACGGGGGATACACGGCGAAATAG
- a CDS encoding DUF4956 domain-containing protein, with the protein MDTLAMMMTSAAPGQIALDEAVLGLLLSFVLGQVAAWTYMYTHTGLSYSSAFVQSIILLTVLIALAMMVIGSNIVIAFGLIGALAVIRFRNILKDTRDTAFIFFALVTGMATGTGSIHLALLGTVAFCLLLMYLHWTHFGQLNMGDGFVRIHLDTDKCQRANAQGVLNRYCRNTHLISQRFQESGHGELAYRLILRDPERADEMVSELKRVEGITHVTFVLHEEQPQV; encoded by the coding sequence ATGGACACCCTCGCCATGATGATGACTTCCGCGGCGCCGGGGCAGATCGCCCTGGATGAGGCCGTACTGGGTCTGCTGCTCTCCTTTGTGCTGGGCCAGGTGGCCGCCTGGACCTACATGTACACCCACACGGGCCTGTCCTACTCCAGCGCCTTCGTTCAGTCGATCATTCTGCTCACGGTGCTGATCGCCCTGGCCATGATGGTCATCGGGAGCAACATCGTCATCGCTTTTGGCCTCATCGGCGCGCTGGCGGTGATCCGATTCCGGAACATTCTCAAGGACACGCGCGATACGGCCTTCATCTTCTTCGCGCTTGTCACCGGCATGGCCACGGGCACGGGCAGCATCCACCTGGCCTTGCTGGGCACGGTGGCCTTCTGCCTCCTCCTGATGTATCTCCACTGGACCCACTTTGGCCAGCTCAACATGGGCGACGGCTTCGTCCGCATCCATCTCGATACGGACAAGTGCCAGCGCGCCAATGCCCAGGGCGTTTTGAACCGATACTGCAGAAATACCCATCTCATCTCCCAGCGCTTTCAAGAAAGTGGGCACGGCGAGCTGGCCTACCGGCTTATTCTGCGCGATCCCGAGCGGGCCGACGAGATGGTGAGCGAATTGAAGCGCGTGGAGGGGATTACCCACGTAACTTTCGTGCTTCATGAGGAACAGCCCCAGGTATGA
- a CDS encoding lamin tail domain-containing protein produces the protein MLKLIGRLAAVGAIVGMGVGLAGCPPVEPPDTTPPSARFSATPTSGLVPLTVAFTDQSTRGTAFITERLWNFGDGGTSTSLNPTHTYEAPGSYTVSLYVKTADGEDTLTRSGMIAVSAPCTQTALSLNQPADGAVLLLSPGLPATPINFGATTDCAADTASVEFLVDGESLGTDDAAPYTASGGNLGALTPGEHTFRAEATRVFSAGDPLVAEATVTVAEAQASDDSDGNGLPDNPFAVLGNEGDLWLAAVQESATGFTRQIGVMHIAAGASGPDAPPFVLALQPDDGNGSIVQVSVPRALLRTGENAILILGVGPDLVTLLGDDEISMIAPLPGDSTGSVPFIEISLLVSSDGGFTYDEISDARVQGAPVTLRIQGPAGAALSNSTLYRHPSIVESDADSGIRILGEPGAWQSAPATNVEEGADFVSLDLTRLSVFAAFDVAGGEGEGEGEGEGEGEGEGEGEGEGEGEGEGEGEGEGEGEGEGEGEGEGEGEGEGEGEGEGEGTVDFSASIRSESIPMTVQFSDLSNPGAGVIDSWNWNFGDGGTSTVRHPEHTYTVAGLYTVSLTVSIDGVETTASKTDYIEALAPASPVVRFSQKHGFFEVPFALTLTTETPGAEIRYTRDGTPPTATTGTVYEGPIGISSTSVIRAGAFATGVATDRVQTQSYIFLNDVIQQSADGSTPAGWPTGIVNTQIFDYQMDPEVTEDTRYASQMKDSLLSVKTLSIVTDLDHFVDPATGIYTNANRRGREWERPISLELIDPEGGDDFQVQAGIRIRGGWSRRGDNGKHAFRMYFRSEYGDSQLRFPMFGDEGADEFDKLDLRTSTDYSWSLGDEDGEGLGALNTLTRDVFSRDTQRDMGQPYTRSRYYHLYINGVYWGVFQSQERSEEEYAETYFGGDSADYDVIKRNSEEVAGDGVAWTALWNAYVAGFETDEKYYKVLGKNADGTPNPAYPILVNEENLICYMLVAYYGGNFDAPVSWWFDDDEGLPNAGANNIWAIYNRANPNGFMYFSHDSEHTLLAHLAAELPFPQIAASVDRTGPFLHPQLLEYRYNNPQSLHQALTAHPEYRMVFADLVHKHFFNGGALTPSKAAARFNARRDELASAIIAESARWGDAKQEDNEPPRTKDDNWLPVINDINARFFPTRTAVVLEQFRERGWYPELSGVRFQINGANQHGGEIAPGDLLGITHTNDAGTVYYTLDGSDPRLPIFVDPANGPQGEVAPGALEYTGTVPLSGTTRVRARVLHEGQWSALTEAVYAPADAQNSLRITEIMYHPADAPTGNPEAEFIELRNTGGSPINLAGVRFATGISFEFPAMELAAGGYVLVVSNETAFTEFYGDGFNIAGVYSGKLDNAGERLELVDALGNPIHNFRYEDNWHDVTDGLGHSLTFVDPSLDPLVDWSLAVNWLPSSVSGGTPGAGDTGTAPEASAIVINELLAHSDNEEPDWIELHNTSNAAVNISGWFLSDDELSLQKYEFPEGTIVAAGGYLVVTENDDFNDAGNPAAHTPFALSEAGETVFLSSGEGGELTGYRTREDFGASRRGETWGRYEASDGDRFPILSAATLGAANAAPALGDVIITELYYDPASNNQGEEFIELYNTTGAAISLQGPGAVPWAFTNGVDFSFPAGASIPAGGRVIVASDPAAFTAAFGNPGVTVFGPYGGRLSDGESVELSEPAERSSGEEQYFYRVDHVNYDNESPWPASPNGEGDSLQRVSLSAFGNDPESWEAAAPTPGE, from the coding sequence GTGTTGAAGCTCATCGGGCGTTTGGCTGCAGTCGGGGCAATCGTGGGGATGGGTGTAGGGTTGGCAGGCTGTCCGCCGGTGGAACCACCGGATACGACACCGCCCAGTGCGCGCTTCAGCGCCACGCCCACCTCGGGGCTTGTTCCGTTGACCGTCGCGTTCACGGATCAATCCACGCGGGGCACGGCTTTCATCACGGAACGGCTGTGGAACTTCGGGGATGGTGGAACCAGCACGTCGCTGAATCCGACCCACACCTATGAAGCCCCCGGCTCGTACACCGTAAGCCTGTACGTCAAGACCGCCGACGGCGAAGACACCCTCACCCGTTCGGGCATGATTGCGGTTTCCGCCCCGTGTACCCAGACGGCCCTGAGCCTGAATCAACCCGCCGACGGCGCTGTGCTCCTTCTGAGCCCCGGACTGCCCGCGACGCCAATCAATTTTGGCGCGACGACCGACTGCGCCGCGGACACGGCTTCGGTGGAGTTTCTGGTGGACGGTGAAAGCCTGGGCACGGACGATGCCGCGCCCTACACGGCATCCGGCGGCAATCTGGGCGCCCTGACACCCGGCGAGCACACCTTCCGCGCGGAGGCGACCCGGGTGTTTTCGGCGGGTGACCCGCTGGTGGCCGAAGCAACGGTAACCGTGGCCGAGGCGCAGGCGAGTGACGACAGCGACGGCAACGGCCTTCCCGACAATCCCTTTGCCGTGCTGGGCAATGAGGGCGATCTCTGGCTCGCGGCGGTGCAGGAATCCGCCACGGGTTTCACACGTCAGATTGGCGTGATGCACATTGCCGCGGGCGCAAGCGGCCCCGACGCACCTCCCTTTGTGCTGGCCCTTCAGCCTGACGACGGCAATGGTTCCATCGTGCAGGTTTCCGTGCCCCGGGCGCTTCTACGCACGGGCGAAAACGCGATTCTCATTCTTGGTGTTGGCCCGGATCTGGTCACCTTGTTAGGGGATGATGAAATCTCCATGATCGCGCCATTACCGGGCGATTCGACCGGCTCCGTTCCTTTCATTGAAATCAGCCTGCTGGTCAGCTCCGATGGCGGCTTCACCTACGACGAGATCAGCGACGCCCGCGTGCAGGGCGCGCCGGTTACGCTGCGTATCCAGGGTCCCGCGGGAGCGGCGTTATCCAACTCCACCCTGTATCGCCATCCCTCCATCGTGGAGAGCGATGCGGACAGCGGCATCCGAATTCTCGGCGAACCCGGCGCCTGGCAGTCGGCACCCGCCACCAACGTGGAAGAAGGTGCAGATTTCGTAAGCCTCGATCTTACGCGCCTCTCCGTTTTTGCGGCGTTTGATGTGGCAGGTGGTGAAGGTGAAGGCGAGGGCGAGGGCGAAGGTGAAGGTGAAGGTGAAGGCGAGGGTGAAGGCGAGGGTGAGGGTGAGGGTGAGGGTGAGGGTGAGGGTGAGGGCGAGGGTGAAGGCGAAGGCGAGGGTGAAGGCGAAGGCGAGGGTGAAGGCGAAGGTGAGGGAGAAGGTGAAGGTGAGGGTACCGTCGATTTCAGCGCGTCGATTCGCTCCGAATCCATACCCATGACGGTACAGTTCAGCGATCTTTCGAATCCGGGCGCCGGCGTGATCGACTCCTGGAACTGGAACTTTGGCGACGGCGGCACGAGCACCGTGCGGCACCCCGAACATACCTACACCGTGGCGGGCTTGTACACGGTGAGTCTGACGGTCTCGATCGACGGCGTCGAAACGACGGCGTCTAAGACAGACTATATCGAAGCGCTCGCTCCGGCATCGCCCGTGGTGCGCTTCAGCCAGAAGCACGGGTTTTTCGAAGTGCCTTTCGCCCTCACACTGACGACGGAGACGCCCGGCGCGGAAATTCGCTATACCCGCGACGGCACACCGCCCACGGCGACCACCGGAACGGTATATGAAGGCCCAATCGGCATCTCTTCGACCTCGGTGATTCGCGCGGGCGCCTTTGCCACAGGCGTCGCGACTGACCGGGTACAGACCCAGTCGTATATATTCCTGAATGACGTCATCCAGCAATCCGCCGACGGAAGCACGCCCGCGGGCTGGCCGACCGGCATCGTGAATACGCAGATATTTGACTATCAGATGGACCCCGAGGTCACCGAAGACACCCGCTACGCATCGCAAATGAAGGATTCGCTGCTTTCGGTGAAGACGCTTTCCATCGTAACGGATCTGGACCACTTTGTGGATCCCGCAACGGGCATTTACACGAACGCGAACCGCCGCGGCCGGGAATGGGAGCGCCCCATCTCTCTGGAGCTCATCGATCCCGAGGGGGGCGACGATTTCCAGGTGCAGGCGGGCATCCGCATCCGGGGCGGCTGGAGCCGCCGCGGGGACAACGGCAAGCATGCGTTCCGCATGTATTTCCGGAGCGAATACGGCGACTCCCAATTGCGATTCCCCATGTTTGGCGATGAGGGTGCGGATGAATTCGACAAACTCGATCTGCGGACGAGCACGGACTACTCCTGGTCGCTCGGCGACGAAGACGGCGAGGGTCTGGGCGCGCTGAATACGCTGACGCGGGACGTGTTCTCCCGCGACACGCAGCGCGACATGGGCCAGCCCTACACGCGCAGCCGCTACTATCACCTGTACATCAACGGCGTATATTGGGGCGTATTCCAATCTCAAGAGCGCTCCGAGGAGGAATACGCGGAGACGTACTTCGGGGGCGACTCCGCCGACTACGACGTGATCAAGCGCAACAGCGAGGAAGTTGCGGGCGATGGTGTGGCCTGGACCGCGCTGTGGAACGCGTATGTGGCCGGCTTCGAGACGGATGAAAAGTACTACAAAGTGCTGGGCAAGAACGCCGACGGCACGCCCAACCCCGCCTACCCGATCCTGGTGAACGAGGAAAACCTCATCTGCTATATGCTCGTGGCCTATTACGGCGGCAATTTCGACGCGCCGGTTTCGTGGTGGTTCGACGACGACGAAGGCCTGCCGAACGCGGGCGCCAACAACATCTGGGCGATCTACAACCGGGCGAACCCGAACGGCTTCATGTATTTCTCCCACGACTCGGAGCATACGCTGCTGGCGCACCTGGCCGCGGAATTGCCCTTCCCGCAGATCGCGGCGAGCGTGGACCGCACGGGGCCCTTCCTCCACCCCCAACTTCTGGAGTATCGATACAACAATCCCCAGTCGCTCCATCAGGCGCTGACGGCGCACCCGGAGTACCGCATGGTCTTCGCGGATCTGGTGCACAAGCACTTCTTCAACGGCGGCGCCCTGACGCCCTCGAAAGCGGCGGCCCGTTTCAATGCGCGGCGCGACGAACTGGCCTCGGCCATCATCGCGGAATCGGCGCGCTGGGGCGATGCGAAGCAGGAGGACAATGAGCCGCCCCGGACGAAGGACGACAACTGGCTCCCGGTGATCAATGATATCAATGCGCGCTTTTTCCCCACGCGGACGGCGGTGGTGCTGGAGCAGTTCCGCGAGCGCGGATGGTACCCGGAACTTTCGGGCGTCCGTTTTCAGATCAACGGCGCGAATCAGCATGGCGGCGAGATCGCGCCGGGCGACCTGCTGGGCATCACCCACACCAATGACGCGGGGACGGTCTACTACACGCTGGACGGCAGCGACCCGCGCCTGCCCATCTTCGTAGATCCGGCGAACGGCCCCCAGGGTGAAGTTGCTCCGGGCGCGCTCGAATACACAGGCACGGTGCCGCTGAGTGGTACGACACGTGTCCGGGCCCGCGTGTTGCATGAGGGCCAGTGGAGCGCCCTGACGGAGGCGGTGTACGCCCCGGCGGACGCCCAGAACTCCCTGCGGATCACCGAAATCATGTATCACCCGGCGGATGCGCCGACCGGCAACCCCGAAGCGGAGTTCATTGAACTTCGGAACACCGGCGGCTCTCCCATCAATCTGGCGGGCGTCCGCTTTGCGACGGGCATCAGTTTCGAATTCCCCGCCATGGAACTCGCCGCGGGCGGGTATGTGCTCGTGGTATCGAATGAAACCGCCTTTACCGAATTCTACGGCGACGGCTTCAATATCGCCGGGGTCTATTCGGGCAAGCTGGACAACGCCGGGGAACGCCTGGAACTGGTGGACGCGCTGGGGAACCCGATCCACAATTTCCGCTATGAAGACAACTGGCACGACGTGACGGATGGCCTGGGCCACTCCCTTACCTTTGTGGATCCGTCTCTGGATCCGCTGGTGGATTGGAGCCTGGCGGTCAACTGGCTGCCCAGCAGCGTCTCGGGCGGTACGCCGGGCGCGGGCGACACCGGCACCGCGCCGGAGGCCAGCGCCATCGTGATCAACGAGCTTCTCGCCCACTCGGACAATGAGGAGCCCGATTGGATCGAGCTTCACAACACCTCCAATGCCGCGGTAAACATCAGTGGCTGGTTCCTGAGCGACGACGAGCTTTCGCTCCAGAAGTACGAGTTTCCGGAGGGCACGATTGTAGCCGCGGGCGGCTATCTCGTGGTCACCGAGAACGACGATTTCAACGACGCGGGAAATCCCGCGGCGCACACGCCTTTTGCCCTGAGCGAGGCCGGTGAGACCGTCTTTTTGAGCTCGGGCGAAGGCGGTGAGTTGACCGGCTACCGCACTCGGGAGGACTTTGGCGCCTCGCGACGCGGTGAGACCTGGGGCCGATACGAAGCGAGCGACGGGGATCGCTTCCCGATTCTCAGCGCGGCCACACTGGGCGCCGCGAATGCCGCGCCGGCGCTGGGCGACGTAATAATCACAGAGCTTTACTACGACCCCGCGTCCAACAATCAGGGCGAGGAGTTCATCGAGCTTTACAACACCACCGGAGCCGCGATCAGCCTTCAGGGGCCGGGCGCAGTCCCGTGGGCCTTCACCAATGGCGTGGACTTCAGCTTTCCGGCGGGTGCGAGTATCCCCGCGGGCGGACGGGTTATTGTGGCGAGCGACCCCGCCGCCTTCACCGCCGCCTTTGGCAATCCGGGAGTCACCGTCTTCGGGCCCTATGGCGGCCGCCTGAGCGATGGCGAATCGGTGGAACTTTCCGAGCCCGCGGAACGGAGCAGCGGCGAGGAACAGTACTTCTACCGCGTGGATCATGTGAACTACGACAATGAGAGCCCCTGGCCCGCCAGCCCCAACGGGGAGGGCGATTCACTTCAGCGCGTGAGCCTCTCCGCATTCGGAAACGATCCCGAAAGCTGGGAAGCCGCCGCGCCGACCCCGGGCGAATAG